The following are encoded together in the Phaseolus vulgaris cultivar G19833 chromosome 9, P. vulgaris v2.0, whole genome shotgun sequence genome:
- the LOC137822120 gene encoding uncharacterized protein has translation MAKHEAERFSFISMFDKLNPPYINQQGKDLVSCAIPQYTPMSVLRAPGFDTDYLVDVIEILTGVGTERELNRTGSSTKADGFRMECTLFGNYVDELNAFLSSGELQNMVINLQFAKVKIFHGMCTDQVIGCDDVPGT, from the exons ATGGCTAAGCATGAAGCGGAAAG GTTTTCCTTCATTTCCATGTTTGACAAATTGAATCCACCGTATATCAACCAACAAG GTAAAGATTTGGTGTCATGTGCAATACCTCAGTACACCCCAATGTCTGTGTTAAGAGCCCCTGGTTTTGATACTGACTATTTAGTTG ATGTTATTGAAATACTGACCGGTGTAGGCACTGAAAGAGAGCTTAATAGAACAGGCTCATCAACTAAAGCTGACGG CTTCCGCATGGAGTGTACCTTATTTGGGAATTATGTTGATGAGCTGAATGCATTTCTGTCATCTGGAGAGCTACAAAATATGGTCATCAATTTGCAATTTGCTAAAGTAAAGATTTTTCACGGtatgtgtaccgaccaggtcatcggttGTGATGACGTGCCTGGCACGTGA